GGGAATCAACATCTTGCCGTTCGTTTTGTTCTTCCGATCGCTCCGCATTTTCCAGCTTTACTTTTTCCTGCCGCGCCCGGGCTTCGATCTGACCGGCCCGGGCCGCAACGGCCCGGTCAGTGCCCGAGGGCTCTGCCGGTGCCAGGGCCGCCCGCTTCACCTGCTGCATTTTGCGGATGGTCTGGTCCGGATCGTTTTCCGCCGAGGTATCGATCTTGACTTCGCCGCCCACGGCGTAGATTTTCCCGTCCGGCCCCCGTGTAAAGGTAAAACTGGCGCCGCCCTGCACGACCCCGGCTCCGGCTGCCATGTGAGCCCGTTCGTGAGCCCGGACCTCCCGGTCACGCCGTTTCAAGCGCTGGACCTCCCGCTCTTCGCTTTCGGTCAACGTCGGATCGCCGAGGGTTTTCACTTTTTGGTCGGACGGCTCTGCAACGGATTCAACAGACACATCGGTCCGGCTGGACGGCTGGCCGTTTGAAACCCCAACCGCCCTTATAGGGGAAAGTGCCGAGAACGAATTGTTAATACTTCCGATCATGCCCCGTTTTTATCCGATGTCTTCCCGCTTCGGACCCGTCAGCCGATGGCACTGCAAATCGCCGCTGCTGCTGAATCGACGGAAAGGGTTCCTGTATTCAATACCATATCATAGTTCGCCGGGTCACTGATGTCACTATAAAAATACTTCCGGATGAAGGCCTTGCGGTCGGATTCGGTGTGCAGGACCCGTTTTCTGGCTTCCTGCTTGGAAATGCCATAGGCTTCCGCCACACAGGCGACCCGTTTTTCAAAGGGGGCGATAATCCGCACCCGAAAGCGGTTTTCCGGCGGCAGTACAAAGTTGGCGCCCCGGCCGACAATAATGGCCCGTCCATGCCGCCCGATGGTGCCGATTACTTTCATCATCATGCCGGCGTATTCATCCGGCCAGAGATGACGGTCGCTGATGGCCGCCGAAACCCAGTCTTCCAGCATGGATACGCCTCTTTCGTCCAGCGTACGGATCACCCGTGTACTGGTATCGGCATTTTCGGCCATGGCATTGATCAGCTTCTGATGGAATACGTCCAGACCGAGTCGCTCGGCCACCGCCCTGGCCACAAACTTTCCCCCGCTGCCCGGTTCCCGCGAAAGGGTGATCACCGGAAGGGGCCTGGCCTCGCTTTTTCCCTTTCTGAGAATCTCCCATCGCCGAACCTGTTCTTCGATGAGTTGATGAATTGCTTTCATGGCGCCTCCTTTTAACCGTGGGTTAACGCCGGAACTCATTTCGCCCGATGGCAATTATCGGTCAGCAAACGGGAAAAAGAATTTTTTGAGCAGTGGAAGCGATAAAGATGCGATAGTTGAACGTGTGGGTGGAACGGAGAGCGTTGGAACAAAGCGGCGGAAGAAAAGCGTGCGCTTCAATGGCACCGGGCAAATCCCTTGCCGATAGTGAAAGTGTATTCAAGAAGCGCTGCGGTGTCAAGCCAGCAGTAGTACACTTGACACGGCTATTTGTAAAAATTCAGACTCCAACTGGCGCATTAAACATATATTCTAAAATGCTTGGCGATTGTGGTTCTAACAGTTGTTGTTGAAGTGCTTCCAAATCTCCATAATGGACTGTAATCACGCCCTTCACTTCAATTACATGGCAATTTATAACGAGAAGGCCAACCCCAAAACATGGTGGTTGGCCTTTCTGTACAAAAATTTTAATATGGGTCGTCAGATGTCGAATTCGATTCCCTGGGCCAAGGGCAGGTCGCGTCCGTAATTAATCGTGTTGGTCTGCCGGCGCATGTAACCCTTCCAGGCATCGGAGCCCGATTCCCGACCGCCGCCGGTCTCTTTTTCGCCGCCGAAGGCCCCGCCGATCTCGGCGCCGGAAGTGCCGATGTTGACATTGGCGATGCCGCAGTCCGAGCCGGCGGCAGAGAGGAATTGTTCGGTCTCGCGGATGTCGTTGGAAAAGATGGCCGACGACAATCCCTGGGGCACGTCGTTGTGGATCGCGATGGCTTCGGAAACATCGCCGCTGTAACGGATCAGGTAGAGAATCGGGGCGAAGGTCTCCGACTGGACAATGGGGTAGTCGTTTTGCACTTCACACAAGGTGGGCTGAACATAGCAGCCTGACGCGTACTCGTCTCCCTCCAGCACCTTTCCGCCGTAAAGGATCTTTCCGCCCTGTTCGGTTACCTGTTCCAATGCCTGCCGGTATTGCTCCACGGCCCCTTTGTCGATCAGCGGCCCCATATGGTTTTTCGGATCCAAGGGGTCGCCGATATAGATGCTTTCATAAGCCTTGGCCAAAGATCCGGCAACCTTGTCGTAAATGGAATCGTGCACGATCACCCGGCGGGTGGAGGTGCAGCGTTGACCGGCGGTTCCCACGGCGCCGAAAACGATGGCCGTGACCGCCATGGCTAAATCCGCGGAAGGTGTTACGATGATGGCGTTGTTGCCCCCCAGTTCCAGGATGGTCCGTCCGAAGCGAGCGGAAACCACCTGGGCGGCATGCTGCCCGACCCGGGTAGAGCCGGTAAGGGAAACCAGCGGAATCCGCCGGTCATTCAAAAGGTTTTCGCCCACGGCCCGCCCGCTGCCGACCACCAGGGAAAACAACCCTTCGGGAACTACATCGGCATTATCCTTGATCACATCGGCAAGGATATGCTGCACAGCGATGGCTGACAGGGGAGATTTGGACGACGGCTTCCAAAGGACGGCGTCGCCGCACACCGCTGCCAGGGAGGCATTCCATGACCAGGGGGCCACCGGAAAATTGAAGGCGGTAACCACACCCACCACCCCCAGCGGATGGTACTGGTCGTACATCCGATGCTCCGGGCGCTCCGAATGCATGGTAAACCCGTAGAGCTGTCTGGATTGCCCCACGGCAAAGTCGCAAATATCGATCATCTCCTGGACTTCGCCCTTGCCTTCCGGAAGGGATTTTCCGGTTTCGTAGGAGACCAACGCGCCGAGGGCATCTTTGTAAACCCGAAGCTGGTTGCTGATCTGGCGAACG
This window of the uncultured Desulfosarcina sp. genome carries:
- a CDS encoding aldehyde dehydrogenase family protein, with amino-acid sequence MEFLRTLRIEKENQGVSTGQDWLEGESGPPLEVFSPADGKRIARVLTATEAAYEKVVEKAHQAFLKWRLVPAPKRGEIVRQISNQLRVYKDALGALVSYETGKSLPEGKGEVQEMIDICDFAVGQSRQLYGFTMHSERPEHRMYDQYHPLGVVGVVTAFNFPVAPWSWNASLAAVCGDAVLWKPSSKSPLSAIAVQHILADVIKDNADVVPEGLFSLVVGSGRAVGENLLNDRRIPLVSLTGSTRVGQHAAQVVSARFGRTILELGGNNAIIVTPSADLAMAVTAIVFGAVGTAGQRCTSTRRVIVHDSIYDKVAGSLAKAYESIYIGDPLDPKNHMGPLIDKGAVEQYRQALEQVTEQGGKILYGGKVLEGDEYASGCYVQPTLCEVQNDYPIVQSETFAPILYLIRYSGDVSEAIAIHNDVPQGLSSAIFSNDIRETEQFLSAAGSDCGIANVNIGTSGAEIGGAFGGEKETGGGRESGSDAWKGYMRRQTNTINYGRDLPLAQGIEFDI
- a CDS encoding cytidylate kinase-like family protein; the protein is MKAIHQLIEEQVRRWEILRKGKSEARPLPVITLSREPGSGGKFVARAVAERLGLDVFHQKLINAMAENADTSTRVIRTLDERGVSMLEDWVSAAISDRHLWPDEYAGMMMKVIGTIGRHGRAIIVGRGANFVLPPENRFRVRIIAPFEKRVACVAEAYGISKQEARKRVLHTESDRKAFIRKYFYSDISDPANYDMVLNTGTLSVDSAAAAICSAIG
- a CDS encoding putative metalloprotease CJM1_0395 family protein, encoding MIGSINNSFSALSPIRAVGVSNGQPSSRTDVSVESVAEPSDQKVKTLGDPTLTESEEREVQRLKRRDREVRAHERAHMAAGAGVVQGGASFTFTRGPDGKIYAVGGEVKIDTSAENDPDQTIRKMQQVKRAALAPAEPSGTDRAVAARAGQIEARARQEKVKLENAERSEEQNERQDVDSLQASTARRPYQSDTTGQALNVMA